A genomic stretch from Oreochromis aureus strain Israel breed Guangdong linkage group 17, ZZ_aureus, whole genome shotgun sequence includes:
- the LOC116335539 gene encoding galactosylgalactosylxylosylprotein 3-beta-glucuronosyltransferase 1-like → MPKLYHFLPIVSIVLLWTLLITVWHQNTFAPLTASQKGGQATEYVYKGPLPWSSVLPTIYIITPTYSRPMQKAELTRLANTFLHVRNLHWILVEDSQRRTPLVTRLLRKTRLNYTHLNIETAMIYKLKSPIQGHKPRGTMQRNLALRWLRDKFNTNNNQPGVVYFADDDNTYSLELFEEMRSTQKVSVWPVAFAGGSKYESPKVNVAGKVYGWKVAFEPHRPFAIDMAGFAINLRLILSKSQAYFKLFKVKPGYQESSFLQELVPLNDLEPKAANCTKILVWHTRAQQPNFRDEGKKGFTDLSMEI, encoded by the exons ATGCCGAAGCTATACCATTTTCTTCCCATTGTGTCGATTGTGTTACTTTGGACCCTGCTCATCACTGTTTGGCACCAAAACACTTTTGCTCCACTTACGGCCAGCCAAAAGG GCGGCCAAGCGACAGAATATGTGTACAAAGGGCCTCTGCCCTGGTCCAGTGTGTTGCCCACAATCTACATCATCACGCCCACATATAGCCGGCCCATGCAGAAGGCTGAGCTGACACGGCTAGCAAACACCTTCCTCCATGTCCGCAACCTGCACTGGATCTTGGTGGAAGATTCCCAGAGAAGAACACCTCTTGTCACACGACTCCTCCGAAAAACGCGGCTAAACTACACCCACCTCAATATAGAGACAGCCATGATCTATAAGCTGAAAAGTCCCATTCAGGGTCACAAACCAAGAGGCACTATGCAGCGGAATCTGGCCCTGCGGTGGTTGAGGGACAAGTTcaacaccaacaacaaccagCCTGGAGTCGTCTACTTTGCTGACGATGATAACACATACAGCCTGGAGCTGTTTGAGGAG ATGAGATCAACTCAGAAGGTTTCTGTTTGGCCTGTGGCCTTTGCGGGTGGCTCAAAGTACGAATCCCCAAAAGTCAATGTAGCCGGTAAGGTCTACGGGTGGAAGGTAGCGTTTGAACCCCATCGGCCTTTTGCCATCGACATGGCTGGCTTTGCCATCAACCTGAGGCTCATCCTCTCCAAGTCGCAGGCATATTTTAAGCTTTTCAAGGTGAAGCCAGGTTACCAGGAGAGTAGCTTCCTTCAGGAGCTTGTCCCACTCAACGACCTGGAGCCGAAAGCAGCCAATTGTACCAAG atACTCGTTTGGCACACGAGAGCACAGCAACCCAACTTTAGAGATGAGGGAAAAAAGGGATTCACAGACCTCAGTATGGAGATCTGA